The Bdellovibrio sp. ZAP7 DNA segment TTGAAGCAGCTTCGCGCAATGACATGACTTCCTATCGGCCAGGACCTTTGCTAGCATGAGTCTTTCTTTGAGACAGAGGTAATTTAGATGAAAAAAGCGGTCGTAATCACAGGAGCTTCCAGCGGGATCGGTGCAGCCACAGCCATTCATTTTGGTAAGCAGGGCTATTTCGTCTATCTGATGGGTCGTAACAAGGACCGCCTGGCTGAGGTGGCTGTTCAATGTCGCAGTGGAGCCTCTTTGATGAGCTGTGATCTGACGGACCTTGCAGCCCTTAATAAACGCATTGGCGAGATCACCTCGACCACAATTCACAGAGTCGAAGTCTTGGTAAATAACGCTGGCATCTTTGACGTGCACTCGACAGAGCAAGGTTCTGATGAATTGTGGCAAAAAGAATTTGAAGTGAATTTAATGAGCGCCGTGCGTTTGACTCGCGCGTTCTTTCCTTATTTTAAACAACACGGTGGCGGTTCTATCGTAAATGTTTCTTCGTCTCTTGGATTAAAGCCAACAGCAGCTACGTCGGCATATTCTGCAATGAAGGCCGCGATGATCAATCTGACTCAAAGTAACTCCCTTGAGGGCGGTGCTTTTAATATTCGCGTAAACTGTGTGGCCCCAGGGATCGTTGATACCCCTATTCATCAGTTCCATTCATTAGAAGAAACAAAACGTAACGCCGCTATTGAACAAATGAATCCAATGCAACCCTTGGGTCGCATTGGAACCTCAGAAGAGATTGCTAAATCCATTTATTTCTTAGGCAGCAATGAACACTCCAGCTGGACCACAGGCGCTGTGCTTGCGGTCGATGGTGGAATTACCAACACATGATCCTCACTTTAAAAAGCTCGTTTTCGAGCGCCCATCTTTATCACCAACCACTATGGAGTTCCGAGGAAAACCTTAAGAACTTTGGCAGATGTTTTACAGAACATGGGCATGGTCACAATTATACACTTGAAGTAGGTTTTCATCTGACGGAAGACGAGCTTAAAGCTAAACTTGAAGAGTACAGACAGCTTTTAAAGAGCCTGACATCGGTGCTTGATCATGAGCATTTGAATTTCGCGATTCCTGAATTTAAAACTAAAATCCCAACGACAGAGAATATCGCCCTGTATTTTATGGAAAAGCTGAAAGAGCATTTGCCACAAAGCCAGATCGCCCATATTCGTCTGTACGAAATGAATGACCTTTGGACGGAGATCCAGCCATGAGTGAAGAAAAAGAAAAAGTACGCCTGTCCAAACTGATGGCTGAAAGAGGTATTTGCTCTCGTCGTGAAGCGGATGACTACATCTCGCGCGGCTTGGTCATGGTCAACGGTCAAGTCGTCGATCAATTGGGAACCAAAGTTGATCCTAATGTTAAAATCACTCTGGAAGCTCAAGCATTAAAACAGCAAAAAAATCTGGTGACGATTCTTTTGAATAAACCCGTGGGATACGTTTCGGCACAACCAGAACCGCAATATATTCCTGCGATTCGTCTGATCACAGATCAAAATCAATTCGGCGATTCAAAGTTGCGCTTAAAGCCGGAACACCTGAAAGGCATCGCTGTTGCGGGCCGCCTGGATATCGACTCCCAAGGGCTCTTACTGTTCACTCAAGATGGCCGTATCGCTAAGAAAATCATCAACGAAGAAACCAAGCTCGAAAAAGAATATATCGTGCGTGTGCAGGGAAATCTGCCTGACGATAAATTAAAACTTCTGCGCCATGGCCTTTCCTTAGATGGCAAGGAATTGAAACCTGCTATCGTGGAATGGATTAACGACGATCAATTGCGCTTCGTTCTGAAAGAAGGAAAGAAACGTCAAATCCGCCGCATGTGTGAGGCTGTCGGCTTAAAAGTTACGGGCTTAAAACGCGTGCGCATCGGGAATATCCGCCTGGGTAAACTTCCCGAGGGGAAATGGCGCTTTCTTGAGGCGGACGAGAGCCTTGATTAGGGATCAAAAAGAGTGCCCTTTATGGGCATCGTTGACAGCTAAAACCCGGTCAATTCCACTACACACCCCGCCACCCTAGCATCTGACTTGCATCATGTTTCCTCGTGGAGCACCCCCAATAGGATGTAAGCTGGAATATGAAAACACTTCGTTTCATTAAGTATATTTTAGGACTCAGTATTGCGGGACTTTTCGTCTCCAACACCGCCTATGCAAAAACATTCTGTAGCATGACTTTAAACTCGAATGACGAGATCAATACTTTTGCTTTAGCCCTTTCAAAACAAGGCTTCGACTTCGTAGAACTGGTTCCCCAAAACAAAGACCCTCGCTGGTTCCAACAGGCCTGCGCGAGCGGTATTAAGTGCGATGTTCTTTTGATTTCAGGCCACTTTGGTGGTCTATTTTTCGGAGAAGGCACATCCCAAACCATCGACATCGCGCAGATGGAAAAAGCCAGCTGCGATAATTCTTGCCCCGGAATTCTCAAGAACCCTAAAGAAGTTTTCTTAATGGGTTGCAACACTCTGGCGAGCCAAGCCCGCGATCATCGTACAATCGATCAATATCTGAATGTTTTGTTGAACGACGGTATCCCTCTGGACTTTGCCGAGCAAGTTGTGGCGTCTCGTTATTCGCAACAGGGATTCAGCCTTGAGAAGCGCTTTGCTTCTATCTTCCCCGAAACTCCAAAACTCTATGGCTTTTTCTCAACGGGGCCCTTAGGAAAATACGCGGCACCTATTTTAAACCGTTATTTGAAAAACGTGGGTAACTATAACACCCACCTTGATACAATCTCTAACTCTCCGAACACAGCGCTTTTAAATGCTTTTAAAGGTCAGGCTTTCCGCGAAACAATTCCTCAAAAAGCTGTTCCGCCAGAAGCTCGTGGTCTTTACTGTGCTCTTCGCTCTAATGACAAGTCCATACAGAGTGCTGCACTAACCAGAATTGCACAGGAAAACAAAGTCACAACATATTTCGATTCCCTGGCAAGTCAGTTGTCTTATGGCGACAGCATCGCGGGACAAATTGACCAGGCAACGAAGCAGATCATCAGTAAATCTTTAGCAAAAATTAAAGCCAACAACAGCCAGCTCGTAACAATTCAGCATGATGTTATGCAGGTTGCATCCAGCCTTGGCCTGATGGATCCTATCACGCGAGACTTCCAAGTGCGCATGCTTTTAGATCAAGCCTATGCCCAAAACATGAACTACGCAAAAGTTCGTCAAATCTGCGGCATCATCCGCGACGAGCCGGGCTTCCAAAACATGACCTTTACCCGCCTTCAGGAACTTTCCAAACGTTCGCCTTATTTCATGCTGACTCTTAGCTGCTATTCTGAAATTAATAATGACATCCGTGATTTCTTATTCAGTAAAATAGCTTCCCCAGATAAAGAACATGAAAGAACGATCGCCCTTTATGTGATGAAGCCTTTCTGGAATGAAAGCGATATGGACTTTCTGTCGATGGTTTTAAAAACGACGGACCCGGTCCTGCGCACGCGCATTTTCATCAGTGCTAAAAAGGTCTTAAGCCAATATCGCTATTCTTTGTTAAACGCCCCAGGCTTACCTGCTTGTGTATTTAACGCTGAATCCAGAATGGATTACTCTTTGGGTAAAGAGTGGAGCTGCTTAAGTGAAAATCAGCCCAATCTTTCTCCAGATATCTGTGACTACTTTGCCGGTCGCAATCCAGATCCAGAAAATGCCGATGATATGCGTTGGTACTGCTGGAGTAATAACAAACAAAGATTCTTAAATTCTCGCCCTGAATGTTACCTGCTGGCTGAGACCTTTAAAATTCGCGGCAACCAGATGAAGAATATCTGGAACTGCTCGAATCGCGATATTTACGGGTATTAGTACACCATGAACTGGCTGACGGAAACGGAAATGACTTTTCCCTTTTCTAATTTAACATGAATTACGGACGTGACATCAAACTTCACGCCGTTCAATTTCATCTTATCCTCGAAATAGTATAGAACAAACGCCTTGGCCTGTTTGCTGGGCTCCCCCAGCTTTTTTACCACTTCTTTTTCCGTCATACCCAAAGTCAGACCGGCGATTTTAGTCTTACCAAATCGCTTATCGACCGTTTCGCAATCTTTCTTGTGTTTATATTTAGAAGACTTTTGATACAAACCAATCGTCAGAATTTGGTTGGACTCCCCACCAAGATCCCCGGAAGTAAACTCCAAAGCCGATTTGTCTGAACCAATCAAACACACCAGGGACACCAGATCTTCACCTTCGCCGAACTCTTTAATTTTAGTTTTATATTTTTTTGCAACAGCATCCAGCGAAGAACTTTGAATGGTATAACCGCTGACGGTCAGTTGATCCTTTTTGGGCTGACCTTTTTTAACCAAAACATCTTCTACGACGACCTTTTCGTCAATTTGAAGAGTCGCACGCTCCTGCTCCTTCGCACTCACCGAAATGCTTAGCAATGTCATAATGAGCAAAGACAGCAGGAATTTCACATTTTCTCCGATTGAGAAATTGTACCGGGGTCTAGAGGCAAACACAAATCACATATATCAAAATGAACCGATCGGCTTATAGTAGACAAGATCTTCGGGATTCACGTATTTAGCAGCTATTTTCAGCAAGGTCCCATCGGCACGGATCTCGTGAATGATCTCGCGGATTTTACCTCGTTCGGCCTCTGTCAGACGCTTACGGGCCAAATAAAAACCAGCATGATAAAGGCCCCCCTGAGGATCAGGAATCGCCCGGAACTGATCCATCTTCTTTTCACGGGTGATAAAATAGTACGTAAATGCCGGAGAACTAAAAGTCGCCTGAATTCTTCCTTCAAGGAGGGCATTAAAGACGCTGGTAGGCCCCGTAAACTCACGCAAGCGATGCTTCGCCTCAAGCTCTAATCTTTCCTGAGGTTGAATAAATAAAAATCCACCCGTCACATTGCCGAATATAATTTTCGGATTTTTCAACAGTGTCGCTACAGTGTCTTTGTCATTGGAATCTTTCTTACTCACCACCAGGGAGCGCGGAAAACTGTACATCTCCACAAAATCGGCGACCTTATCCATTTCCTTATCTTGAGTCGACAGGGCATAGATATCGGATTTATTGCGCTGGAAGTTTTCTTTATTTTTTAAATAGGGCGTGATTTGCTCAGTGGATTTACACCCCAGTCGTCGCACAATCTCTAATAAAAGCTCATAGGCTGTGCCATTTTTATTGTTATTCTTGTCGACGAAAAATCCCGGAGCATCGTCTTGAAAAGAAAGGACATAGCGTTTTTCACAACCCGGCGCCAACGGCCGAATTCCATCCTGCGCCTGAGAAATCAGTGGAACCATCGCTATAAAGACAGAAGCAATTAACTTATTCAATGTGACTGACATCCTTTAAAGCGACGGGTTCGTAATAAATATAATCTGCAGGATTCACGTACTTCTTTTCAATTTCCAAAAGCGTTCCATCCTGACGAACGTTGCTGATAATTGCGCGAACGCGCTGACGCTCCTCTTTTGAAAGTCTTTTGATAGATAAATAAAACCCTAAGGACTGCCACTCACCTTTTTCATCGGGAATAATCTTAAATTGAGCCAATTTATTCTGACGTTTTAAATAGTATGCAGTGAATGCCGGAGAACTGAACGTCGCCTGAACCCGGCCTTCGGATAAAGCATTGAAAACTTCTTGAGGACCTGGAACTTCGCGCAGTCGACGCTCTTTAAATAGTTGTTCTTTTTCAGACTCTTTGATGAAAAAGAGTCCACCGATAATTCCAGCAAAAGTGATTTTAGGATTTTTTAAGATACTTTCGATGGAATCGTTCACACCGAAGGAATCTTTGCGCACCACCAAAGAACGAGGCACGCGGTACATTTCCACGAACTCGCCGAAATTTTCCATCTTAGGAGATTTCGTAGTCAATCCGGTGATATCCACTCTGTGTCTAACAAAACCATCGAGAATGGCTGAATAGGATCCCGGTTCTTCACTCACTTTACATCCCAAACGGCGACCGACTTCCATCAGAATGTCATAAGATGAGCCTTCTTTAATTCCTTTTTCGTTTTTATAAAAACCCGGAGCCGCATCTAGAAAAGCCAAGACATAGCGCTTTTCACAAGGAAGATTCCCACGCAATTTGACTTGCGCGTACACAGGAAATGACAAGACGAAAGAAACCAAAAGACTCAACATGAGTACAAGACTATCTGGCCCTGTTCTGCTCTGTCAAAAAGTGTTAAAGATCGGGCCAGGCCAAAGACATGAGTTGAGTGGGCTGATAGAATTTTAAATCAAGAGGGTCATTGTATTTGCGCTGAATTTTTTGAAGCGTACCATCCTCTCGAATTGTACTGATTAGCTTCTTAAGACGTTCCCTGTCGCCCTCCGAAAGCCGTTTGTGAGAAAGATAAAACCCAACAGAGGTCCAGCTCCCCACATCAGTTCGACTACGACTTCATAGGCAGAACCGCTTTTTTTCCTTTTTCTTCGATATAAGCCGGTGGAGTCCCGAGAAACGTAACAACATAACGCCGCTCGCAGCCGGGTGAGGAACGCGTAAAGAACTTCTGCGCCTGCGCTGTTGATGA contains these protein-coding regions:
- a CDS encoding SDR family NAD(P)-dependent oxidoreductase, whose protein sequence is MKKAVVITGASSGIGAATAIHFGKQGYFVYLMGRNKDRLAEVAVQCRSGASLMSCDLTDLAALNKRIGEITSTTIHRVEVLVNNAGIFDVHSTEQGSDELWQKEFEVNLMSAVRLTRAFFPYFKQHGGGSIVNVSSSLGLKPTAATSAYSAMKAAMINLTQSNSLEGGAFNIRVNCVAPGIVDTPIHQFHSLEETKRNAAIEQMNPMQPLGRIGTSEEIAKSIYFLGSNEHSSWTTGAVLAVDGGITNT
- a CDS encoding ABC transporter substrate-binding protein, which gives rise to MLSLLVSFVLSFPVYAQVKLRGNLPCEKRYVLAFLDAAPGFYKNEKGIKEGSSYDILMEVGRRLGCKVSEEPGSYSAILDGFVRHRVDITGLTTKSPKMENFGEFVEMYRVPRSLVVRKDSFGVNDSIESILKNPKITFAGIIGGLFFIKESEKEQLFKERRLREVPGPQEVFNALSEGRVQATFSSPAFTAYYLKRQNKLAQFKIIPDEKGEWQSLGFYLSIKRLSKEERQRVRAIISNVRQDGTLLEIEKKYVNPADYIYYEPVALKDVSHIE
- a CDS encoding 6-carboxytetrahydropterin synthase, which produces MILTLKSSFSSAHLYHQPLWSSEENLKNFGRCFTEHGHGHNYTLEVGFHLTEDELKAKLEEYRQLLKSLTSVLDHEHLNFAIPEFKTKIPTTENIALYFMEKLKEHLPQSQIAHIRLYEMNDLWTEIQP
- a CDS encoding ABC transporter substrate-binding protein — translated: MNKLIASVFIAMVPLISQAQDGIRPLAPGCEKRYVLSFQDDAPGFFVDKNNNKNGTAYELLLEIVRRLGCKSTEQITPYLKNKENFQRNKSDIYALSTQDKEMDKVADFVEMYSFPRSLVVSKKDSNDKDTVATLLKNPKIIFGNVTGGFLFIQPQERLELEAKHRLREFTGPTSVFNALLEGRIQATFSSPAFTYYFITREKKMDQFRAIPDPQGGLYHAGFYLARKRLTEAERGKIREIIHEIRADGTLLKIAAKYVNPEDLVYYKPIGSF
- a CDS encoding pseudouridine synthase; this translates as MSEEKEKVRLSKLMAERGICSRREADDYISRGLVMVNGQVVDQLGTKVDPNVKITLEAQALKQQKNLVTILLNKPVGYVSAQPEPQYIPAIRLITDQNQFGDSKLRLKPEHLKGIAVAGRLDIDSQGLLLFTQDGRIAKKIINEETKLEKEYIVRVQGNLPDDKLKLLRHGLSLDGKELKPAIVEWINDDQLRFVLKEGKKRQIRRMCEAVGLKVTGLKRVRIGNIRLGKLPEGKWRFLEADESLD